The genomic window CAGGCCCAGTTCGTATCCTCCGTTTCTCAGGTAATTTATTGCATACAGATGGCGCAGGGAATACGGCGTGAGTTTCACTCCGAGTTTTTGGCCGTACATCTTCAGCCGGTCCCGCCATGTAAAACGGGACATCATGGTGCCTTCGCTCGAACAGAACACCGGCACGTCGTTTTTCCATGACGGGTGCCTTGCCGAAATGAGCTTTCGGACCGCTTCGCAGGTCTGAGGCATTATCGGCAGCGTCCTTGCGGTCCTTGTCTTGGATACTTCCGCCCGCACGGTCACTTCCAGATTTCTGAAATCAAAATCCGAAATGAGTAGCTGCAGCGCTTCCTTCGGTCGAATGCCCGTGTCGAGTTCAAGGACCAGCATGGCGTAGTCTCTCAAACCCGCAAATGTGGTCTGATCCGGCAGCTCCAGCAGTTTTTTGAGCACTTCCGTATCAATGTCCACAATTCGAGCTTCGGCCTTCCGGTGTTTGAATCCTTCCAATGGGTTTTCGAAGAAAATTCCTTCGTGAACGCACCAGTCAAAGAACGCCTTCAAATAGACCAGCCTCAAATTAAACGTAGCGGGTTTCACCGGCTGCGCCATATACTCCAGGACACAGGGCTTTAAACCGGTCTGGCTGTATGCCGTCGGATACCGCTTGAAAAACCTTGTGATGTGCTGGCGGTAGTCGTTAAGCGTCGTTTCACTGATTCCCTGAGCCTGCTTCCACCACAGGAACTGTTGTAAAGCCTCCTGCCATGTGGCGGGTGTATCTCTGGTGATTTTTACTACTTTGGGCATAATAAAAACCCTCCCGCAAAATGTTTTTGTGGGAAGGTCAATTTTA from Biomaibacter acetigenes includes these protein-coding regions:
- a CDS encoding tyrosine-type recombinase/integrase → MPKVVKITRDTPATWQEALQQFLWWKQAQGISETTLNDYRQHITRFFKRYPTAYSQTGLKPCVLEYMAQPVKPATFNLRLVYLKAFFDWCVHEGIFFENPLEGFKHRKAEARIVDIDTEVLKKLLELPDQTTFAGLRDYAMLVLELDTGIRPKEALQLLISDFDFRNLEVTVRAEVSKTRTARTLPIMPQTCEAVRKLISARHPSWKNDVPVFCSSEGTMMSRFTWRDRLKMYGQKLGVKLTPYSLRHLYAINYLRNGGYELGLMRTMGHTTLAMTKRYVNFSNEDLHRMNSAVSPINSLLPRKNHRKRKV